In the genome of Sebastes umbrosus isolate fSebUmb1 chromosome 14, fSebUmb1.pri, whole genome shotgun sequence, one region contains:
- the usp31 gene encoding ubiquitin carboxyl-terminal hydrolase 31 yields MSCKAATKDKKSSFSKKLFRRGSVRSVGSFMSRVLRTLTALSHFGSEVQAEDDKDDGGFSTFKPGSKDVPMEDGDLAGFLSGERVPGVSGLKNHGNTCFMNAILQCLSNTELFAEYLVLEHYKGEDEELDEDKPKTNGMLLQKKGPLAKGEVTEQLSGLVRALWTFEYTPQHSRDFKNAVSKNATQFKGNSQHDAQEFLLWLLDRVHEDLNTVNPNIRPAIKPPIEEDDQSLQGPSPPLSAGSFVQELFQAQYRSSLTCPHCQKQSNTFDPFLCISLPIPLPHTRPLYVTVVYQGKYSHCMRIGVAVPLNSTVYRLRDAVSRETKIPMDQFVLTEMYYDGFHRSFCDDDDDLEIIQESDSIFAFETPETFKLENIRTKRGSLLANLNHNNLKYGTEISRTPSFMQGAMTPLTASPNKNLGPEKIILLVCNRACTGHQGKRFGLPFVLYMERTVTWDALQKEILEKMRHLLRPGVYIQVGPFSLRVVGVVGITYLLPQDERPLCHPTVERAYKSCGQGGPPHVKIVVEWDKETKDYLFGHTEEEYIPDAESVYLHREQHHQPQACTLAQCFQLYTKEEQLAPDDAWRCPHCKQLQQGRIKLSLWTLPDVLILHLKRFRQEGDRRVKMQNMVRFPLMGMDMAPHVVKRSQSSWSLPSHWSPWRRPYGLGRNPDDYLYDLYAVCNHHGNMHGGHYTAYCKNSIDGQWYCFDDSEVSPVADDDVCQQTAYILFYQRRTVIPSWSANSSVAGSTSSSLCDHWINRLPGSRPASLASGASSRRTSLASLAESVEFPVERNEDDGGFSVRPFVRSIQRQSLSSRSSIASPLAFSDSGIKPSWSLSAKLSMRSNSPSRFSLDSRCSPPLERIGEACDDKVSTSCFGSYSRHERYFGNRTPPSMMESNFSEQDNNKRFMDMMYCRAPTPVEKKSGKNEATENNNQITAIDQNSLPAQATPSKEQKRKSSIGGFGSKAESTGSAKSSSKAEQEKTSKKRLCSTHKICTAETSSSTPVKGKKASNTKEKSVNAKKSTSTPSGTPSKTKEVAQPLDATPQRKPFVRSTPQSSASPSPTAKKNTSVAEKSSASSRKRLVERSYSRDSMHTSPLVDSLRSSLASRSSLSKSGESNRPERRSVRSSSSSSSVTSLRSPSVSTRDLQRGSKSEEKGLSFFKNALRQRESRRSADLGKSTLLAKKASERTCKQNGQAKDIGGDTGKTGDAVSSQTSIEPNGGESKSETKESSKPPSSLSRTLLNVGKSKSSTSEVSLKSPSKGKKPLERMASSRKLSSSMQSPARTTKRPQ; encoded by the exons ATGTCTTGCAAAGCTGCAACCAAGGACAAGAAGTCTAGCTTCAGCAAGAAGCTGTTCAGACGAGGCTCTGTGCGATCTGTTGGTAGTTTCATGAGCAGAGTCCTGAGGACACTGACAGCTTTATCACACTTTGGATCTGAGGTGCAAGCAGAGGATGACAAAGATGATGGAGGGTTTTCCACTTTTAAACCTGGGAGCAAAGATGTGCCCATGGAGGATGGAGACCTCGCTGGGTTTCTGTCTGGAGAGAGAGTTCCTGGAGTGTCAGGGCTGAAAAACCACGGCAACACCTGCTTCATGAACGCCATCCTGCAGTGTCTCAGCAACACAGAGCTCTTTGCTGAGTACCTCGTTTTGGAGCACTACAAAGGCGAGGATGAGGAGCTGGATGAGGACAAACCAAAGACGAATGGCATGCTCCTGCAGAAGAAGGGTCCTCTGGCCAAAGGGGAGGTCACAGAGCAGCTGTCGGGACTTGTGCGGGCTTTGTGGACGTTTGAGTACACCCCGCAGCATAGCAGGGATTTTAAG AATGCTGTGTCGAAAAATGCCACCCAGTTCAAAGGGAATTCTCAGCACGACGCTCAGGAGTTTCTGCTGTGGCTGCTGGACAGAGTACACGAAGACCTCAACACAGTCAACCCCAACATCAGGCCTGCTATAAAG cCACCTATTGAAGAAGACGATCAGAGCTTACAGGGGccgtctcctcccctctctgctgGTTCGTTTGTACAAGAACTGTTTCAGGCTCAGTACAG ATCTTCTCTTACTTGCCCACATTGCCAAAAGCAGAGCAATACGTTTGATCCCTTCCTCTGCATCTCCTTACCGATCCCACTGCCACACACACG GCCCCTGTATGTGACGGTGGTCTACCAGGGGAAGTACTCTCACTGTATGAGGATCGGAGTCGCTGTTCCCCTCAACAGCACCGTCTATCGCCTCAGAGATGCTGTGTCACGTGAGACCAAGATCCCAATGGACCAG tttgttttgactGAAATGTACTACGATGGTTTCCATCGTTCattctgtgatgatgatgacgatctTGAGATCATTCAAGAGAGCGATTCCATATTTGCCTTTGAGACACCAGAGACCTTCAAACTGGAAAACATACGCACAAAAAGAG GAAGTCTTCTGGCAAACCTGAATCATAACAACTTGAAGTATGGGACAGAAATCAGCAGGACTCCGTCTTTCATGCAGGGGGCCATGACTCCCTTAACTGCATCACCGAATAAAAACCTGGGACCAGAGAAAATTATCCTTCTGGTGTGTAACAGGGCGTGTACCGGCCACCAAGGAAAGAG GTTCGGTCTGCCTTTCGTACTGTACATGGAGCGCACTGTGACCTGGGATGCTCTACAGAAAGAGATCCTGGAGAAGATGCGTCATCTTTTGAGGCCGGGGGTCTACATTCAG GTTGGACCTTTCAGTCTCCGGGTGGTTGGCGTTGTTGGTATCACCTACCTCCTTCCTCAAGATGAGAGACCACTGTGTCATCCAACTGTGGAAAG AGCATACAAGTCGTGTGGACAAGGGGGGCCACCACATGTGAAGATTGTGGTGGAGTGGGACAAAGAGACCAAGGACTA TCTGTTTGGACACACTGAGGAGGAGTACATTCCTGATGCTGAGAGTGTGTATCTGCACCGGGAACAACATCATCAGCCGCAGGCCTGCACCCTCGCTCAGTGCTTCCAGCTCTACACTAAGGAGGAGCAG ttggCCCCGGACGATGCCTGGCGCTGTCCCCACTGcaagcagctgcagcagggCCGCATTAAGCTCAGCCTGTGGACGCTGCCGGATGTGCTCATACTGCATCTCAAGAGGTTCAGACAG GAGGGGGACCGCAGGGTGAAGATGCAGAACATGGTGAGGTTCCCGCTGATGGGCATGGACATGGCCCCTCATGTGGTTAAGAGAAGCCAGAGCAGCTGGAGTTTACCTTCTCATTGGTCGCCATGGAGACGCCCTTATGGCCTGGGAAGAAACCCCGATGACTACCTGTATGACCTGTATGCCGTGTGCAACCACCATGGGAACATGCATGGAGGCCACTACACAG CGTACTGTAAGAACTCCATCGATGGTCAGTGGTACTGCTTTGATGACAGTGAGGTTTCACCGGTAGCGGACGATGACGTGTGTCAGCAGACGGCCTACATACTGTTCTACCAGCGGAGGACTGTTATTCCTTCCTGGTCGGCCAACAGCTCTGTTGCTG GTTCAACCAGTTCATCCCTGTGTGACCACTGGATCAACAGGTTACCTGGCAGCAGGCCTGCTAGCTTGGCCTCCGGAGCCTCATCCAGACGCACCTCTCTGGCATCACTGGCCGAGTCAGTAGAGTTTCCGGTAGAGCGAAATGAAGATGATG GAGGATTCTCTGTCCGCCCTTTCGTGAGGAGCATTCAGCGTCAGAGCTTGTCCTCCAGGTCGTCCATCGCGAGCCCTTTAGCCTTCAGCGACAGTGGGATAAAGCCTTCCTGGTCTCTCTCTGCGAAGCTGAGCATGAGATCCAACTCGCCCTCGCGTTTCTCCCTCGACTCTCGGTGTTCTCCTCCTCTAGAGAGGATAGGAGAGGCCTGCGATGACAAAGTCTCCACGTCCTGTTTTGGCAGCTACAGTAGACACGAACGCTACTTTGGCAACAGGACTCCCCCGTCTATGATGGAGAGCAACTTCAGTGAGCAGGACAACAACAAGAGGTTCATGGACATGATGTACTGCAGGGCTCCCACTCCAGTGGAAAAGAAGAGCGGCAAGAACGAGGCGACTGAAAACAACAACCAGATCACAGCTATAGACCAAAACAGTCTACCCGCCCAAGCTACTCCCTCCAAAGAACAGAAACGCAAGAGCAGTATCGGGGGATTTGGCTCAAAGGCAGAAAGCACGGGCTCCGCAAAGAGTTCCAGCAAAGCGGAGCAAGAGAAAACCTCCAAAAAGCGTCTGTGCTCAACCCATAAGATCTGCACTGCTGAGACGTCTTCCAGTACACCTGTGAAAGGTAAAAAAGCAAGCAATACTAAAGAGAAGAGTGTAAATGCCAAGAAGAGCACCTCTACACCCAGCGGAACTCCCTCCAAAACAAAGGAGGTAGCTCAACCTCTAGATGCAACGCCACAGCGCAAGCCATTCGTCCGCTCCACACCTCAGTCCTCAGCTTCTCCCTCTCCAACCGCGAAGAAGAATACCAGCGTCGCTGAGAAAAGCTCCGCGAGCAGTCGGAAAAGGCTGGTGGAAAGGAGCTACAGCAGAGATTCTATGCACACTAGTCCGCTGGTCGACAGTCTCCGAAGCAGCTTGGCATCCCGCTCCTCGCTGTCTAAGAGCGGGGAAAGCAACCGGCCCGAGAGGAGATCTGTCaggagctccagcagcagctcttctGTCACCAGCCTGCGCTCGCCCAGCGTGTCCACCAGAGACCTGCAGCGCGGCAGCAAATCTGAGGAAAAAGGCTTGTCTTTCTTCAAGAACGCCCTCCGACAAAGGGAAAGCCGCCGGTCGGCTGATTTAGGGAAAAGCACCCTGCTTGCCAAAAAGGCCTCGGAGAGGACGTGCAAGCAGAACGGGCAAGCCAAGGACATCGGTGGTGATACCGGAAAGACAGGAGACGCTGTGTCCTCACAGACGTCCATAGAGCCTAACGGAGGGGAGTCAAAGTCAGAGACAAAGGAGTCTTCCAAGCCCCCCAGCTCTCTCAGTCGCACTCTGTTGAACGTTGGCAAGTCCAAGTCTTCCACTTctgaagtaagtctcaagtctccCTCTAAAGGGAAGAAGCCTCTCGAAAGGATGGCATCTTCCCGAAAGCTGTCGTCAAGCATGCAATCTCCCGCACGTACAACAAAGAGGCCTCAATGA